The nucleotide window GATCAGGCACCAGATCACCTTCAAAATTAAGGATGCATGATGTTACCGTCTCTGGAACCTGCAATAAACGGTTTTTTGCTGGGTATTGCCACGGGCCCTGCCTGCTTCAGCAGCTGTGTGCCTGTACTTTTTTCCGTAAGTCTTGCCAGGGGGCAGATCGCTTCACGCTCATCCAACTGGAATTTTCTTTTTAAATTCATTGGCGGCAGGTTTATGGCTTACCTTGTTTTTGGCCTTGCCATCGGGCTTGTGGGTGACGTATTGGGTGTCTATGGATTCAAGATAGGTGCATGGGCCACTATAGTGCTGTCCATACTTCTTGTAGCCTATGGCATGGGCATCAAACTTCCCCATTTTGGAATGTGCGCGCGGGCCAATAAGATTGGCAGTTCGCCTTATTTTCCTTATGTGTTGGGGATATTAACCGGCCTTAATGTCTGTCCGCCTTTTCTTCTGGCAATTTCATATTGTCTTCAAAAATCCGCCAACCCATTGTTCGGGATTCTTTTTTTTCTGGCATTTTTTCTGGCCACCACTCTTTACATCCTTCCCATGGGATTTATGGGAAGGTTTACGGGTCAAAAGAAATTGATTCTTCTGGGCCGGGCCGCATCGGTTGGCGTGGGTATCTTTTTTTGCTGGAAAGCATTGTCAATTTTGAGGCTGATATCATGAAAACCCTTGGTTCAGTAAACCAGCCCATCCCATACGATCAGAAGACCAAACACAGGAGGAGTGTAATGGAAATCGCTGCTTTTTATCTTGTTGCCTGCCTGTTCATGGCAATATCCGCCGTACTTTCCGGCACTCAATGGAATGAAGCAAACGGAGTTATGGAATATTTGCGGTTAATTTTGTTGAACAAACCCGTCATTATTCTGCTTACACTTGTTATTTTTATTTTGAGCGGCATCCTGGTACAGATCGGAAAATTTCATTTTCATCTTTCTTATTACGAGATATCCATCATCTGGCTTGCCACCTCATGGGTATCCATTGCCACTTTGTGGATCATCAGTGGAATAAAGCCCTCCTGGCCGGAACTTGCCGGTATTGTTTTTTGTCACATCGGCCTTGGTATTTCAACCATCGCACGCATATCCACCTGATCATAAAAATATAAAAAGGAGGAGATGACCCGCAACGGTCTGGTCAACCAAACAAAAACATGTGCATGGAAT belongs to Desulfobacula toluolica Tol2 and includes:
- a CDS encoding sulfite exporter TauE/SafE family protein, whose protein sequence is MMLPSLEPAINGFLLGIATGPACFSSCVPVLFSVSLARGQIASRSSNWNFLFKFIGGRFMAYLVFGLAIGLVGDVLGVYGFKIGAWATIVLSILLVAYGMGIKLPHFGMCARANKIGSSPYFPYVLGILTGLNVCPPFLLAISYCLQKSANPLFGILFFLAFFLATTLYILPMGFMGRFTGQKKLILLGRAASVGVGIFFCWKALSILRLIS